In Gammaproteobacteria bacterium, one DNA window encodes the following:
- a CDS encoding IS21 family transposase, with protein sequence MYTVELYVKIRRAVMVEGRSEREVARYFGIHRKTVKKMCQYAAPPGYRRKREPVSPKLAPFTGIIDAILEADKQVHVKQRHTAIRILERLREEHGFTGGYTIVRNYVNKAAIRQKEMFMPLVHLPGHAQVDFGEADGYIGGKLVRFHYFCLDMPHSDGCFVKAYPTEDTESFLDGHVAAFAFLGGIPQSILYDNTKIAVAKILGDGKRQRTKAFSELQSHYLFEDKFGRPAKGNDKGKVEGMVGYSRRHFMVPLPIAADFNALNAKLLDGCIKRQQAKLRGQTETIAERMKRDTAALMALPAVAFDACHKISTRVSSLSLVRYRSNDYSVPTQYGHWEVLVKGYVDRVEICLGTDTIARHARSYGREEFIYNPLHYLALLEQKPRALDQAAPLQDWVLPEVFDRLRRVLEVRMERRGRKEYIQILRLLENFSLAQVEQAIKQAMGFGTIGFDAIKHLILCAIEQRPAKLDLMLYPYLPRASVKSTEPRSYLSLLQGFKSSQSTEVRYD encoded by the coding sequence ATGTATACAGTGGAACTATATGTAAAGATTCGACGTGCGGTGATGGTAGAAGGCAGAAGCGAGCGCGAAGTTGCGCGTTATTTTGGAATTCACCGCAAGACTGTGAAGAAGATGTGTCAATACGCTGCACCGCCGGGTTATCGGCGCAAGCGCGAACCCGTATCTCCCAAGCTTGCTCCTTTCACTGGCATCATTGATGCTATTTTGGAAGCTGACAAACAAGTGCATGTTAAGCAGCGCCATACTGCGATACGGATATTGGAGCGGTTGCGTGAAGAACACGGCTTTACTGGTGGTTATACCATCGTACGTAACTATGTTAACAAGGCTGCAATTCGGCAGAAGGAAATGTTCATGCCGTTAGTGCACTTGCCTGGCCATGCCCAGGTAGACTTTGGTGAAGCCGATGGCTATATTGGTGGCAAACTGGTTCGATTCCATTATTTCTGCCTTGATATGCCGCATTCGGATGGTTGCTTTGTCAAAGCCTATCCAACTGAAGATACCGAATCCTTTCTGGATGGGCATGTTGCTGCCTTTGCATTTTTGGGTGGGATACCGCAATCGATCCTGTACGACAACACCAAGATTGCGGTGGCCAAGATACTGGGCGATGGCAAACGCCAGCGTACCAAGGCATTCAGCGAGCTGCAGAGCCACTATCTGTTTGAAGACAAGTTTGGGCGACCGGCCAAAGGCAACGACAAGGGGAAAGTTGAGGGCATGGTTGGTTACAGTCGCCGCCACTTCATGGTGCCGCTACCCATTGCTGCTGATTTTAATGCCCTGAATGCAAAATTGTTGGATGGGTGCATCAAGCGCCAACAGGCCAAGTTGCGGGGTCAAACTGAAACCATCGCTGAGCGCATGAAACGCGATACGGCTGCATTGATGGCTTTACCTGCAGTTGCTTTTGATGCCTGCCATAAGATTTCCACGCGTGTATCTTCATTATCGCTCGTGCGTTATCGAAGCAACGATTACTCGGTGCCTACTCAATACGGTCACTGGGAGGTACTGGTGAAGGGCTATGTGGATCGCGTAGAGATTTGCCTGGGCACAGATACGATTGCACGTCATGCGCGCAGCTACGGTCGGGAAGAATTCATATACAACCCCTTGCACTACCTGGCATTGTTAGAGCAGAAACCGCGTGCGCTCGATCAAGCGGCACCCTTGCAAGATTGGGTACTACCTGAAGTATTCGATCGGCTGCGTCGCGTGTTGGAAGTCCGCATGGAACGCCGTGGCCGCAAGGAATATATCCAGATTTTGCGGTTGCTGGAGAATTTTAGCCTAGCGCAAGTTGAGCAGGCAATCAAACAAGCGATGGGGTTCGGTACAATTGGTTTTGATGCCATCAAGCATTTGATTCTGTGCGCGATAGAGCAACGACCTGCCAAGCTCGATTTGATGCTCTATCCCTATTTACCCCGTGCCAGCGTGAAATCCACTGAACCACGATCGTATTTAAGCTTGCTGCAAGGATTCAAGTCAAGCCAATCTACGGAGGTGCGTTATGACTGA
- the traJ gene encoding conjugal transfer transcriptional regulator TraJ: MIDKKSPNTIKKERREKKLRVPVLPIEEAEIKSKATDAGLTVAEYLRNLGLGYQVPSIVDSRQVDSLLKINGDLGRLGGLIKLWLTNDKRTKLIGKSQLHLTLDSIRNTQSAMLNEIMKLKK; the protein is encoded by the coding sequence ATGATTGACAAAAAGAGCCCCAACACAATCAAAAAAGAAAGAAGAGAGAAGAAGCTCAGGGTTCCTGTTTTGCCAATTGAGGAAGCTGAAATAAAGAGTAAAGCAACGGATGCTGGATTAACTGTTGCTGAGTATCTGCGCAATCTGGGCTTGGGTTATCAAGTACCTAGTATTGTTGACAGCAGACAGGTAGATAGCCTGCTAAAAATTAACGGCGATCTTGGCAGGCTGGGTGGATTGATCAAACTTTGGCTTACCAACGACAAGCGCACAAAATTAATTGGCAAGTCGCAGTTGCATTTAACCTTGGACAGTATCCGGAATACACAAAGCGCCATGCTCAATGAAATTATGAAGCTTAAAAAATAA
- the traF gene encoding conjugative transfer signal peptidase TraF encodes MKKTIKILVVSLLALSISLFVLSIGFQISGIYINTTPSLPVGFYKVVDEPIVSGAYVAFCPPQNAVFDMAKDRSYINRGDCPGGYGLLLKRVFAQSGDTVSIDQAGIFVNGEHLPNSAQLTADAEGQPLPQYRLQTVLNDAEYLLLSDVNPQSFDARYFGLIARDQIKQVVRPVFTWSH; translated from the coding sequence ATGAAAAAAACCATAAAAATCCTGGTTGTTTCTTTACTGGCATTGAGCATTAGCCTGTTTGTGCTGAGTATTGGTTTTCAGATCAGCGGGATTTATATCAATACCACACCAAGTTTGCCAGTGGGTTTCTACAAAGTTGTTGATGAACCAATTGTCAGCGGCGCTTATGTTGCTTTCTGTCCACCACAGAATGCGGTTTTTGATATGGCTAAGGACAGATCCTACATCAATCGAGGGGATTGTCCGGGCGGTTATGGTTTGTTGCTGAAACGGGTGTTTGCACAATCCGGAGATACGGTTTCCATCGATCAGGCTGGCATCTTTGTGAATGGTGAACATTTACCTAACAGCGCTCAGCTAACAGCTGATGCTGAGGGTCAACCATTGCCACAATACCGGCTTCAAACTGTGCTGAATGATGCTGAATACCTGCTGCTATCCGATGTGAACCCCCAATCCTTTGATGCGCGCTATTTCGGACTGATTGCGCGTGATCAGATTAAACAGGTTGTCCGTCCAGTTTTTACCTGGAGTCATTAA
- a CDS encoding conjugal transfer protein TraD, which translates to MHRPPIDAETDNPDITEIIQEKLLDAEIPGFQAEFDPLEAERLGAFKEDALSEEDALDSTIDHAAEVEDERG; encoded by the coding sequence ATGCATAGACCACCGATTGATGCTGAAACCGATAATCCTGACATAACAGAAATCATTCAGGAAAAGTTGCTCGATGCAGAAATACCGGGCTTCCAGGCTGAATTTGATCCATTGGAGGCGGAAAGGCTGGGCGCATTCAAAGAAGACGCTTTGAGTGAGGAAGATGCGTTGGATAGCACGATTGATCATGCAGCGGAGGTTGAAGATGAAAGGGGCTAA
- a CDS encoding ATP-binding protein produces the protein MTDTSIPTTVAPQVLLINHFKTLKLPTFAREYEKVGLECAREDVDYARYLLRLCELECIDRERRNTERRIRQAKFPVIKSLDTFDFAAIPGLNKSLILELMRCEWIDKRENIIALGPSGVGKTHIALALGLAACQKGMSVLFTTAAALVHELMEARDEKRLRTLQKQLTNVKLLIIDELGYVPFTAIGSELLFEVFSRRYEHGSTLVTSNLPFDEWTSVLGSERLTGALLDRLTHHVHILEMNGESYRLAASKKRQKQTVQTKPIEKEDARPI, from the coding sequence ATGACTGATACCTCTATTCCCACCACGGTCGCGCCGCAAGTCTTGCTGATCAATCACTTCAAGACCCTAAAGTTACCAACCTTTGCACGTGAATATGAAAAGGTGGGACTCGAATGCGCACGTGAGGATGTTGATTATGCACGCTATTTATTGCGACTATGCGAACTGGAATGCATTGATCGTGAACGGCGGAATACCGAGCGGCGCATACGTCAGGCGAAATTCCCAGTAATTAAAAGCCTGGATACGTTCGACTTTGCTGCAATACCTGGACTGAATAAATCATTGATACTGGAGTTGATGCGCTGTGAATGGATCGATAAGCGCGAGAACATCATTGCGTTGGGCCCATCAGGCGTTGGCAAGACTCATATCGCATTGGCTTTAGGGCTGGCTGCCTGCCAAAAAGGCATGAGCGTTTTATTCACGACAGCTGCAGCGCTGGTGCATGAGTTAATGGAGGCGCGCGATGAAAAGCGATTACGTACCTTGCAAAAGCAATTGACCAACGTCAAATTGCTGATCATCGACGAACTGGGTTATGTGCCATTTACTGCAATTGGTTCAGAGCTCTTATTCGAAGTATTCAGCCGTCGATATGAACATGGATCCACTTTAGTCACATCGAATTTACCATTTGATGAGTGGACCAGTGTGTTGGGATCAGAACGATTGACCGGTGCGCTGTTGGATCGCTTAACCCATCATGTTCATATTCTGGAAATGAATGGAGAATCGTATCGCCTGGCCGCAAGCAAGAAACGGCAAAAGCAGACAGTACAAACCAAGCCTATAGAAAAGGAGGATGCCAGACCAATATAA
- a CDS encoding type IV secretory system conjugative DNA transfer family protein, translating to MNNINLSSKDSRNIKKDKIIVRSLSIVCLIGGFQVATQYFAHQFNYQPQLGTHFFNIYEPWAILLWANKWYGEYSGIFDLAAGFGILFSSIGLILVLVIKMVLANSSRTNQGLHGSARWADKKDIVAAGLLATGRYSKSNNNDAVYVGGWRDNSGKTHYLKHSGPEHVLCYAPTRSGKGVSLVIPTLLSWTQSAVITDLKGELWALTSGWRKQHAKNKVLRFDPASTSSAHWNPLDEIQIGSGMEVADVQNLTTLIVDPDGKGLQTHWQKTSQALLVGVILHVLYKSEREGSPATLSTVDAMLSDPDRDIRELWMEMAMQDYLDGKSHPVIAASARDMLDRPEEEAGSVLSTAKSYLSLYRDPIVANNISTSDFTIRDLMHHEHPVSLYIVSHPNDKSRQRPLIRILINMIIRKLADRITFKDGQPAAHYKHKLLLMLDEFPSLGKLEIFQESLAFIAGYGMKAYLICQDLNQLKSRETGYGHDEAITSNCHIQTAFAPNRLETAEHLSKLTGQTTVIKEQITTSGRRSSMMHGHVTRTLQETQRALLTPDECMRLPGPMKDAEGKITKPGDMIIYVAGFPAIYGTQPLYFQDETFSARAQVNPPSFSDKLTGL from the coding sequence ATGAATAACATCAATCTGAGTTCTAAAGACAGCAGAAATATCAAAAAAGACAAGATTATCGTTCGCTCATTATCCATTGTCTGTCTTATTGGCGGATTCCAAGTCGCCACCCAGTATTTTGCTCACCAATTCAACTATCAGCCGCAATTAGGCACGCACTTCTTTAACATCTATGAACCCTGGGCAATTCTGCTATGGGCAAATAAATGGTATGGCGAGTATTCGGGCATCTTCGATCTGGCGGCAGGCTTCGGTATTTTATTCTCCAGTATCGGTTTGATATTGGTGCTGGTCATTAAAATGGTGCTGGCCAATTCATCCCGGACCAATCAGGGATTGCATGGTTCAGCCAGATGGGCCGACAAAAAGGATATTGTAGCTGCAGGATTACTAGCAACAGGCAGGTATAGCAAGAGTAACAATAACGACGCCGTTTATGTCGGCGGCTGGCGGGATAATTCCGGCAAAACCCACTATCTGAAACACAGCGGCCCGGAACATGTGTTGTGTTATGCCCCGACCCGCTCAGGCAAAGGTGTCAGTCTGGTTATACCGACCCTGCTTTCCTGGACTCAGAGCGCGGTCATTACTGATCTCAAAGGTGAGTTATGGGCACTCACTTCCGGTTGGAGAAAGCAGCATGCTAAAAACAAGGTGCTGCGTTTTGATCCGGCATCAACCAGTAGCGCGCATTGGAATCCGTTAGATGAAATCCAGATTGGCAGCGGCATGGAAGTGGCCGATGTTCAAAACCTGACCACCTTAATAGTTGATCCAGATGGTAAGGGATTGCAAACCCACTGGCAGAAGACCAGCCAGGCATTGCTGGTAGGTGTCATTTTGCATGTTTTGTACAAGTCTGAGCGAGAAGGGTCTCCGGCCACTTTATCGACTGTCGATGCAATGCTCTCTGATCCTGATCGCGATATCAGGGAACTGTGGATGGAAATGGCTATGCAGGATTATCTGGATGGCAAAAGTCACCCAGTGATTGCAGCCAGTGCGCGCGACATGCTGGATCGCCCGGAGGAAGAAGCAGGTTCGGTATTATCGACAGCCAAATCGTATTTGTCTTTGTACCGCGATCCGATTGTGGCCAACAACATCAGCACATCGGATTTTACAATCCGCGACCTCATGCACCACGAGCATCCTGTCAGTTTATATATTGTTTCGCACCCCAATGACAAATCGCGGCAGCGTCCTTTAATCCGCATTCTGATCAATATGATCATCAGAAAGCTGGCCGATAGAATCACATTTAAAGATGGTCAACCAGCCGCGCATTACAAACACAAACTGCTATTGATGCTCGATGAATTCCCAAGCCTAGGCAAGCTTGAAATCTTTCAGGAATCCCTCGCGTTTATCGCAGGCTATGGCATGAAAGCCTATCTGATCTGCCAGGATTTGAATCAGCTCAAAAGTCGCGAGACCGGCTACGGGCATGATGAAGCGATTACTTCCAATTGCCATATCCAGACCGCGTTTGCACCTAACCGGCTTGAAACGGCGGAACACTTATCCAAACTGACCGGGCAAACCACGGTCATCAAAGAACAGATTACCACCAGTGGACGCCGCTCATCGATGATGCATGGACATGTCACCCGCACCCTACAGGAGACGCAGCGCGCGTTATTAACGCCGGATGAATGTATGCGACTGCCCGGCCCCATGAAAGATGCTGAAGGCAAAATCACCAAACCAGGCGACATGATCATTTATGTGGCCGGTTTCCCAGCCATTTATGGCACGCAGCCTTTGTATTTCCAGGATGAAACCTTTAGTGCACGAGCACAAGTGAATCCCCCGAGCTTCAGCGACAAATTAACCGGGCTGTGA
- a CDS encoding copper-binding protein yields MSLSFSFKLLLSLIFACMSALSLADRITQPIPIDSVSDITDNTSNNSAQISNKESSVSSNLIFARGVVLQVDQSNATIKINHDPIAALNWPRMTMPFRLKERSLATKIKEGDIVEFSLEKEASNYVIVKLSKQNSTGSSQ; encoded by the coding sequence ATGTCCCTTTCATTTTCTTTTAAATTATTACTGTCGTTAATCTTTGCCTGTATGTCTGCTCTGTCACTTGCAGATCGGATTACACAACCAATTCCAATTGACTCAGTATCCGACATTACTGATAACACAAGCAACAACTCGGCACAAATATCCAATAAAGAATCGTCTGTTTCTTCCAATCTCATTTTTGCAAGGGGTGTGGTGCTGCAGGTCGATCAATCCAACGCCACAATAAAAATAAATCATGACCCGATCGCTGCACTAAATTGGCCAAGAATGACTATGCCCTTTCGCCTGAAGGAACGCTCATTGGCTACTAAAATTAAAGAAGGCGATATCGTTGAATTCTCTCTTGAAAAAGAAGCTTCCAATTACGTCATCGTAAAATTGAGTAAGCAAAATTCCACCGGGAGTTCGCAGTGA
- a CDS encoding relaxase/mobilization nuclease domain-containing protein: MIAKIIPIKSVRKSSFSVLIQYLTDPQDKSERVSQIKVSNCYTDDLTAALLEVQNTQEMNTRAKSDKTCHLVLSFPEGERLSLSDLNAIEEQFCDVLGFNGHQRISVVHDDTNNLHMHIAINKIHPGNLTIHNPYYDYKKVAKLCEQIEQEYGLTTVNHETVSDKASRVAQEIEARTGVESLLGWIKRECLDELKQSDNWQDLHQVLAKHGLEIKERGNGFVLVANNGVAVKASSIDRSLSKGNLTQRLGAFVPSEHSAKSSQQNAKQYQPKPLQNRMDTSKLYARYQQEQANSVRQRTTQWAMLRHKRDQLIERAKREAKLKRNIIKSIKAGRLANKALYATAHQQFKTTIEVIKSDYQKAYQQSKNRHSRMGWLYWLAFEAKNGNAEALAVLRSRRIGQFKGNQVSAKPSNDKSNGYFKDGFIKDSSVESITKIGTVTYKAGSTTIRDDGKRLIVLPDTTQDALVDILQVAIKKYGSHLAINGTESFRLQIAQVAAQNQMRITFDDKPLEQYRQQLMKQHALNRAQSVGQKRSTTSITTRRSL, encoded by the coding sequence ATGATCGCTAAAATCATACCCATCAAATCAGTGCGCAAAAGCAGCTTCTCTGTGCTGATACAGTATTTAACTGATCCCCAAGACAAGAGTGAACGTGTCAGCCAGATCAAGGTATCAAACTGCTATACAGACGATCTAACGGCTGCCTTACTTGAAGTTCAGAACACGCAGGAAATGAACACGCGCGCCAAATCAGACAAAACCTGTCATTTGGTACTGAGCTTCCCTGAAGGGGAACGTTTATCTCTTTCTGATCTGAATGCTATTGAAGAACAATTTTGCGATGTCTTGGGTTTTAATGGTCATCAACGCATCAGCGTAGTCCACGATGACACCAATAACCTGCACATGCATATTGCAATCAACAAGATACATCCTGGAAACTTAACAATCCATAATCCCTACTATGACTACAAGAAAGTAGCTAAGCTTTGTGAGCAGATCGAACAAGAATATGGCTTAACCACAGTTAATCATGAAACTGTGAGTGATAAAGCGTCCAGAGTAGCGCAAGAAATTGAAGCCAGGACAGGCGTGGAGAGTTTATTGGGCTGGATCAAGCGTGAGTGCTTGGATGAATTGAAGCAGTCGGACAACTGGCAGGATTTGCATCAGGTTTTAGCTAAGCATGGCCTTGAAATCAAGGAACGTGGCAACGGGTTTGTATTGGTTGCCAATAATGGCGTGGCTGTTAAAGCCAGCTCTATTGATCGCTCTTTATCCAAAGGGAATTTAACTCAAAGACTGGGTGCATTTGTACCTAGTGAGCATTCTGCAAAATCGTCACAACAAAACGCCAAACAATATCAGCCAAAACCATTACAAAACCGGATGGATACTTCAAAGCTTTATGCGCGATACCAACAAGAGCAAGCGAATAGCGTCAGACAGCGAACTACTCAATGGGCCATGCTGCGACACAAAAGGGATCAACTCATTGAGCGCGCCAAACGGGAAGCCAAACTCAAGCGCAACATCATTAAAAGCATCAAAGCCGGTAGATTGGCTAATAAAGCGCTATACGCAACCGCACATCAGCAATTCAAAACGACTATCGAAGTCATTAAAAGTGATTACCAAAAAGCCTACCAGCAATCTAAAAACCGTCATTCCAGAATGGGGTGGCTGTATTGGTTAGCATTTGAGGCCAAAAATGGCAATGCTGAAGCATTGGCTGTTTTGCGATCCAGAAGAATCGGTCAATTTAAGGGCAACCAGGTATCGGCCAAGCCAAGCAATGATAAATCTAATGGCTACTTCAAGGATGGCTTTATTAAAGATAGCTCTGTGGAATCGATCACCAAAATCGGCACAGTCACTTATAAAGCAGGATCAACCACAATTCGCGATGACGGCAAGCGATTAATCGTGCTGCCGGATACAACACAAGATGCATTGGTGGATATTTTACAAGTGGCCATAAAGAAGTATGGCAGTCACCTGGCAATCAATGGAACTGAATCGTTTCGCCTTCAGATAGCTCAGGTTGCAGCACAAAACCAAATGCGCATCACTTTTGACGATAAGCCACTTGAACAATACCGTCAGCAGTTGATGAAACAGCATGCTTTAAATAGAGCGCAATCGGTAGGTCAAAAACGATCCACCACCTCCATCACCACTCGAAGGAGCCTCTGA
- a CDS encoding DUF1738 domain-containing protein — protein sequence MKGAKKAFHEQVAENLIEQLNKGVAPWQKPWKPGDLLATLPVNPTTGKRYRGINSLNLMSLAYTDPRWLTYKQAVNIGAQVRKGEKSTLVQYWKFTDERIKNDDSGNPVFNTEGQPIKEQVRLERPRVFYAAVFNAQQMDNLPELDIKAPDWDPLERAERILQASHAVIHHGEADRAFYRPSTDSIHLPHKHQFPTPDRYYATALHELGHWTGHELRLNRDLAHPFGSEGYGREELRAEIASMLLSGELGIGHDPGQHVAYVSLWIKALQEDPTEIFRAAADAEKIQEYVLALSQQQEIAQKVDVEEATKMNQIKQNTASYLHNLSPDLATIASHNIKRLNELTQAMSKKDQDAIVLVADALKFLRNGAIDNLEFEEVSSDKLGFSIPADWNGRTQVQGNVIQTDENGVESIVSADSLNREPQFWGVTMQRDDQTFQWVKDCESKQEAEDLTNLLALIDVAADKNEHEKAAQLANIHENRIRNDPISTEVSISGAKTDQDDDNARQYLIVPYTEKDLAKAAGARWDKKARAWYVGPEADIQTLQRWLPENVSTQQEPAIDPVSEFADLLRAQGCQVDGNHPMMDGSKHRIKVIGDKSGEKSGFYVAHLDGHPAGYFKNNRTGIETRWKAKGYSLTDEQKAELITQAAIKQQNRKAEQHAQQIKVADAIQQLLIIAPAADSEHPYLKDKHARPGDLRIVPQNADDLPNDSIIKIGQNWQEVKALREENPNGIVLSAGDLLLAAQDVDGQIWSVQTIQAGGAKLFASGSRKENNFHVVGGESQGLTALDAAPAIVIAEGYATADTLSQALDYPVITAFDSGNLPKVAQDLHHKYPHKPIVIAGDDDYHLESTLGKNPGKEKALEAAALVNGVAVFPVFALGEQDSKKLNDFNDLANKSALGIEAVKRQVGSVVEKVSQQAKQDSLLKLQVPIEPKQQEIKQKRALVR from the coding sequence ATGAAAGGGGCTAAGAAGGCTTTTCATGAACAAGTCGCCGAGAATTTGATTGAGCAACTTAATAAAGGCGTAGCTCCCTGGCAAAAGCCGTGGAAACCAGGTGACCTGCTGGCCACATTGCCTGTCAATCCCACAACTGGTAAGCGTTACCGGGGAATTAATAGCCTTAACCTGATGAGTCTTGCGTATACGGATCCGCGTTGGTTGACGTACAAGCAAGCGGTAAACATTGGCGCACAGGTGCGCAAGGGTGAAAAAAGCACGCTCGTGCAATACTGGAAATTTACTGATGAGCGCATCAAAAATGATGATAGTGGAAATCCTGTATTCAATACTGAGGGGCAGCCCATTAAAGAACAGGTGAGACTAGAGCGCCCCAGAGTGTTTTATGCCGCCGTATTTAATGCGCAGCAGATGGATAATCTGCCCGAACTTGACATTAAAGCCCCTGACTGGGATCCCCTGGAGCGGGCAGAACGCATATTACAAGCATCCCATGCCGTAATCCATCATGGCGAGGCTGATCGCGCATTTTATCGGCCATCAACCGACAGTATCCACTTGCCACACAAGCATCAATTTCCGACTCCCGATCGCTATTACGCAACCGCCCTGCATGAACTGGGCCACTGGACCGGTCATGAATTGCGCTTAAATCGTGATCTCGCGCATCCATTCGGCAGCGAGGGTTACGGCCGCGAAGAATTACGCGCTGAAATTGCCAGCATGTTGCTCAGCGGTGAGCTGGGTATCGGTCATGATCCGGGGCAGCATGTGGCTTATGTGAGTTTATGGATCAAAGCGCTACAGGAAGATCCGACAGAAATATTTCGTGCTGCCGCTGATGCGGAAAAAATCCAAGAATATGTACTGGCATTGTCACAACAACAGGAAATTGCACAGAAAGTTGATGTAGAGGAGGCAACCAAAATGAATCAAATCAAGCAAAACACCGCCAGCTATTTACACAATCTCTCACCTGATCTGGCCACCATCGCATCCCACAATATCAAACGGTTGAATGAGTTGACACAAGCTATGTCAAAAAAGGATCAGGATGCCATCGTTTTAGTTGCCGATGCGCTCAAGTTTTTGAGGAATGGTGCCATTGATAATCTGGAGTTTGAAGAAGTATCTTCAGACAAATTGGGTTTTAGCATTCCGGCTGACTGGAATGGGCGCACCCAAGTGCAGGGCAACGTCATTCAAACCGATGAAAATGGCGTTGAGTCGATAGTATCCGCTGATTCACTGAATAGAGAACCGCAATTCTGGGGCGTGACTATGCAGCGTGATGACCAGACTTTTCAATGGGTAAAAGACTGTGAGTCTAAACAAGAAGCGGAAGATTTAACCAATTTGCTTGCACTCATTGATGTCGCTGCCGATAAAAATGAACATGAAAAGGCCGCTCAGCTCGCCAACATCCATGAAAATCGTATTCGAAATGATCCAATTAGTACTGAAGTATCGATATCAGGAGCCAAGACCGATCAAGACGATGACAATGCTCGTCAATATTTGATCGTTCCTTATACGGAAAAAGACTTGGCAAAGGCCGCTGGAGCTCGTTGGGACAAAAAGGCCCGTGCCTGGTATGTAGGGCCAGAAGCAGATATCCAAACATTGCAACGTTGGCTACCGGAGAATGTTTCCACACAGCAGGAACCTGCGATAGATCCTGTGAGTGAATTTGCTGACTTGCTGCGTGCTCAAGGTTGTCAGGTTGATGGTAATCATCCGATGATGGATGGCAGTAAACACAGAATTAAAGTTATTGGTGACAAGTCGGGTGAGAAATCAGGTTTTTATGTGGCGCATCTGGATGGTCATCCTGCCGGTTATTTCAAGAACAATCGAACCGGGATAGAGACGCGCTGGAAGGCCAAGGGATATTCGTTAACGGATGAGCAAAAAGCGGAGCTGATCACCCAAGCTGCTATCAAGCAGCAGAATAGAAAAGCCGAACAACATGCGCAGCAAATTAAAGTTGCTGATGCAATTCAACAATTGCTGATTATCGCACCTGCTGCCGATTCCGAGCATCCTTATCTGAAAGACAAGCATGCCCGGCCAGGCGATCTGAGAATTGTGCCGCAGAATGCTGATGATTTACCCAATGACTCAATCATAAAAATTGGTCAGAACTGGCAGGAAGTCAAAGCACTACGAGAAGAAAATCCAAACGGTATTGTACTGAGTGCCGGTGATTTGTTGCTGGCCGCACAAGATGTTGATGGACAGATCTGGAGCGTGCAAACGATACAGGCTGGTGGAGCAAAGCTTTTTGCATCTGGTAGCAGAAAGGAGAATAACTTTCATGTCGTTGGTGGCGAGAGTCAGGGACTCACAGCACTGGATGCTGCACCTGCCATTGTGATTGCTGAAGGTTATGCCACCGCAGACACGCTATCCCAGGCGCTGGATTATCCCGTCATCACCGCATTTGATTCAGGTAACTTGCCCAAAGTTGCGCAGGATTTACATCATAAATACCCGCACAAGCCAATCGTTATCGCAGGCGACGATGATTATCATCTGGAATCCACCCTTGGCAAAAACCCTGGCAAGGAAAAAGCGCTTGAAGCAGCGGCATTGGTAAATGGTGTAGCGGTATTTCCGGTTTTTGCATTGGGTGAACAGGACTCAAAGAAATTAAATGATTTTAATGATCTCGCCAATAAGAGCGCGTTGGGTATTGAGGCGGTTAAACGACAAGTTGGATCGGTTGTTGAAAAAGTATCGCAGCAGGCTAAACAGGACAGCTTATTGAAGTTACAAGTCCCTATTGAACCTAAGCAGCAGGAAATCAAGCAAAAACGGGCATTGGTCAGGTAA